From Micromonospora echinospora:
GCCGAACCTGTTCATCAAGATCCCGGCCACCGAGGAGGGCCTGCCGGCGATCACCGCGACGCTCGCCGAGGGGATCAGCGTCAACGTCACGCTGATCTTCGGCCTGGACCGGTACTCGCAGGTGATGGAGGCGTTCCTGGCCGGGCTGGAGCAGGCGCAGGCGAACGGGCACGACCTGTCCAAGATCGGCTCGGTCGCCTCGTTCTTCGTCTCCCGGGTCGACAGCGAGGTGGACAAGCGGCTGGAGAAGATCGGCTCCGACCAGGCCAAGGCGCTGCGCGGCAAGGCAGCTGTCGCCAACGCCCGGCTGGCGTACGAGCGCTACGGCGAGGTCTTCTCCTCGGCGCGCTGGCAGAAGCTGGCCGACGCGGGCGCCCACCCGCAGCGCCCGCTGTGGGCCTCCACCTCGACGAAGAACCCGGACTACCGGGACGTCATCTACGTCGAGGAGCTGATCGCGCCCGGCACCGTCAACACCATGCCGGAGCCGGTCGTCCACGCGTACGCCGAGCACGGCGAGACCAAGCCGGACACCGTCACCGTGGCGTACGACGACGCCCGCAAGGTCTTCGCGGACCTCCAGTCGGTGGGCGTGGACCTCTCCGACGTCATCGCCACGCTGGAACGCGAGGGCGTGGAGAAGTTCGAGGCGAGCTGGGTGGAGCTGCTGGAGGGGGTCAAGAAGTCCCTCGCCCAGGCGGCCAAGGGATCGGGCAGCCCGCACCGGGCCGCCGAGGAGAACGCGCAGGCGGCCCAGCAGGCCGGCGGCAACGCGTGACCGACGGCGTCCGACGCGTCCCGGGGCCGGGCCCCGGGACGCGTCGCGCCGTACCGTGGAACGGGTGAGAGGTGGCCCCGTGAGCGCGAGGAGTGAGCCGGGTCTGCGAGCCCCGCAGTCGCGAACTGAGGTAGCCCCGTGAGCGCGAGGAGTGAGCCGGGTCTGCGAGCCCCGCAGTCGCGAACTGAGGGGATGCCGTGAGTGACCTGCTGGCCGGGCGGGCGGACATGGCCGCCGGCCTGGCCGTGCGCGGCGCCGACGCCCTCGGCGCGTCGGCGCGGGCCACGCTCGTCTCCCACGACGTCCCGGCCCGGCTCGCCGCGGGGGACCCGGCCCTCTGGGGGCCCGCCGCCGAGACCGCGGCGCTCACCCGGCTGGGCTGGCTGCACGCCCACCGGCGCAGCCGGGACCTGCTCCCCCAGCTCGCCGAACTGGCCGACGAGCTGGACGATCTGGACCACGTGGTGCTGGCCGGCGACCGCGGCGACACGCTCGCCGCCGAGGTCGTCGCCGAGTGCCTGGGCCGCCGGGTGACGGTGCTCGACACCGCCGATCCGGGGCCGGCGCGGGCCGCGCTCGCCGACCGCCCGGCGCGTACCCTCCTGGTGCTCGCCGCCCGGCACGGCCTGGACCGGACCACCGACGCCCACCTGCGCGCCTACCGGCAGGCGTGGGCCGACGAGGGCCCGGACGCGGCCCGGCACGTCGTGGTGGTCACCGAGCCCGGCACGGAACTCGCGGCGCGCGCCGACGAGCTGGGCGCCGTGGTGCTCCCGGCCGAGCCCGGTGTGGCCGGGCCGTGGGCCGCGCTCACCGCGTTCGGCCTGGTCCCGGCGGCGCTGGCCGGCGCGCCGGTCACCGAGGTGCTGGACGAGGCGGAGGCGCTCACCGGCGCGCTCGACCGGGACCGGGACAATCCGGGCCTCGCGCTCGGCGCGGCCCTGGGCGCGGCGGCCGGCGAGGGTCGGGACACGATCGCGCTGGTCCCCGACGGCACCGGACTCGACGGCCTGGGCCGCTGGGCGCGCGCGCTGCTCGCCGACGCGACCGGCGGGCGGATCCTGCCGCTGGTCGCGGAATCCCCGGGCTCCCCCGGCGCCACCGGGCCGGGCGTGCTCACAGTCGGTCTCGGCGGCGCCCTCGGCGCCGGCGTCGGTCCGGGCGTGGCCGCCGACGTGGCGGTCAACGGGCCGCTCGGCGCGCACCTGCTCACCTGGGCCTACGCCGCCGCGACCGCCGCGGTGACGCTGCGGACCGACCCGTTCGCGGCGCCCGCCGCCGCAGTGGCCGGCGACGAGCCGGACAGCGGGCCGCCGTCGTCGGTCGAGGACGCGATCGAGGTGTACGCCCCGAGCGACGCGCCGGCCGACCTGACCGGCGCGCTGCGCTGGCTGCTCGACGGGCTGGGCGAACGGGAGCACCTCGCGGTCACCGCGTACCTCGACCCGCGGGCCGACGCGGCGGTGGCCGGGCTGCGCCCGCTGCTGGCGCGGCACACCGGACGGCCGGTCACCTTCGCCTGGGGACCGCGCCGGCCGGAGCACACCGACACCCGCGGCCGGCACCTCCAGATCACCGGTGCGGTCACCGATGATCTGGAAGTGCCCGGCCGTCCGTACACCTTCGCGCAGCTCCAGGCGGCCCAGGCCGCCGGTGACCGGCTGGCCCTGGCCGGCCGGGAACGACCGGTGCTGCGACTGCACCTGACCAAGCGGGCGGCTGGCGTCGCCCAGCTGCTGGATACGGCCGGACGGACACGCACGTGACGATCAATGACCTGGAATCAGCGGACCGAGACGCAGGAGGAGGTGGCCCGGTGAACCCGCTGCGCGACGTGCAGGACCGGCGGTTGCCCCGGATCCCCGAGCCGTGTGCCCTGGTGATCTTCGGGGTGACCGGCGATCTGGCCCGCAAGAAGCTGCTGCCGGCGGTCTACGACCTGGCCAACCGAGGGCTCCTGCCGCCCGGGTTCGTGGTGCTCGGCTTCGCCCGCCGGGACTGGGGCGACGGCGACTTCGAGTCGGTGGCGCACGAGGCGGCCAAGAAGCACGCCCGTACCCCCTGGCGGGAAGAGGTGTGGGCCCGGCTGGCCGGCAACATCAAGTTCGTCGGCGGCTCGTTCGACGACGACGCCGCGTTCGACCAGCTCGCCGCCACCCTCGACGAGCTGCGCGACTCGCACGGCATCGCCGGCAACGCCGCCTTCTACTTCTCCATCCCCCCGGCGGCCTTCCCGGTGGTGCTCAAGCAGCTCGCCCGCACCGGCATGGCGGACAACGACAAGTCCGGCGGCTGGCGCCGCGTGGTGGTGGAGAAGCCGTTCGGCAACGACCTGCCCTCGGCCAAGGCGCTCAACGACCTGGTCGACGACGTCTTCACCAGCCAGGACGTCTTCCGGATCGACCACTACCTGGGCAAGGAGACGGTCCAGAACATCCTGGCGCTGCGGTTCGCGAACAACCTGTTCGAGCCGCTGTGGAACTCCAAGTACGTCGACTCGGTGCAGATCACCATGGCCGAGGACGTCGGCATCGGCACCCGGGCCGCCTTCTACGACTCCGTCGGCACCGCCCGCGACGTGCTCCAGAACCATCTGCTCCAACTGCTCGCCCTGGTCGCGATGGAGGAGCCGACCAGCTTCGACGCCGACGAGATCCGCGCCGAGAAGCTCAAGGTGCTCAAGGCGATCACCGTGCCGCGCGACGTCTCCCAGGACACCGTGCGCGGCCAGTACCTGCCCGGCTGGGTGGGCGGCGAGCGCGCCAAGGGCTACCTGGAGGAGGAAGGCGTCCCGGAGGGCTCCACCACCGAGACGTACGTGGCGGTGAAGCTGGGCATCCAGAACCGGCGCTGGGCCGGGGTGCCGTTCTACATCCGGGCCGGCAAGCGGCTGCCCCGGCGGGTCACCGAGGTGGCCATCATGTTCAAGAAGGCGCCGCACCTGCCGTTCAACGCCGCCGACATGGAGTCCCTCGGCCCCAACCAGCTCGTCATCCGGGTGCAGCCGGACGAGGGCGTGGTGCTGAAGTTCGGCTCCAAGGTGCCGGGCACCACGATGGAGGTCCGCGACATCGCGATGGACTTCCAGTACGGCGAGGCGTTCACCGAGTCCAGCCCCGAGGCGTACGAGCGGCTCGTGCTGGACGTGCTGATCGGCGACCGGACGCTGTTCCCGGACGCCGCCGAGGTCGAGCAGAGCTGGCAGGTCGTCGACCCGCTGGAACACGCCTGGGAGGGCACCACGCCGGAGCCGTACCGGGCCGGCGAGTGGGGACCCCGGGCTGCCGACGAGATGCTGGCCCGCGAGGGCCGGGCTTGGAGAAGAGCATGATCGGGCTGTGGGACACCACCGGCAACGAGGTGGTCAAGGCGCTGGCCGCGGAACGGCGCAGCGCGGGCGGGGTGGCCAGCGGCATGGCCCTCACGCTGATCGTGGTGGTGGACGAGAAGCGGGTCCGGGAGGCCGAGGCGGCCGCCACCATCGCCGCGGCGGCGCACCCCTGCCGCCTGCTCGTGGTGGTCCGCTCCGACGTGGAGCGCGACCGCAACCGGCTGGACGCGGAGATCGTCGTGGGCGGCCGGCTCGGGCCGTGCGAGGCGGTGGTGACCCGGATGTACGGGCGGCTCGCGCTGCACGCCGAATCCGTGGTGATGCCGCTGCTGGTGCCGGACGTGCCGGTGGTGACCTGGTGGCACGGCGAGCCGCCGGAGGAGATCGCCACCGACTTCCTCGGTGTGGTGGCCGACCGGCGGATCACCGACTCGGCGCAGGCGGCCGACCCGATCGTCGCGCTGCGGCAGCGGGCCCACGACTACGCCCCCGGCGACACCGACCTGGCGTGGACCCGGATCACCCCGTGGCGCACGCTCGTGGCGGGCGCGTTCGACACCACCCAGGCCCGGGTCACCGAGGCGAGCGTGGTGGCGCCCCAGTCGGACCCGACGGCGGCGCTGATGAGCGGATGGCTCAAGGCCCGGCTCGGCATCGAACCGGCCTGGCAGCGGTCCGACGAGTTCCCGCGGATGCGTCAGGTGCAGCTGCGCTGCGCCAACGGCGACGAGCTGACGCTGACCCGGGACGACAGCATCGCGGTGTTCCGGCGTACCGGGCAGGAGGACCGCACGCTGCCGCTGGTCCGCCGGCCGCTCGGCGACGAGCTGGCCGAGGAGCTGCGCCGCCTCGACGCCGACCAGGTGTACGCGGAGGCGCTCGGCGCCGCGGCCGGGATCACCGGACTCGACCAGCGTCCGGCCCAGCGGGTGCACGTGTGGAAGGATCCGGCGACCGCCCAGCGGGCCGAGGCCGGCGTGACCGCGCACGCGGGCGCGACCGCGAACGAGTGACCGCCCGGACCGGGCGGCCGGAAGCACAGGTGACCGCCGGTGGGCGGCCGGAACGCGAGGGCACGACGGATGACTGAGGCTAGTGTCGCCGTACACGCCGACCCCGACCTGCTCGCGCAGGCGGTGGCGGCCCGGTTGGTGGTGAAGCTGCTCGACGCGCAGGCCGAGCGAGGCCAGGCGTCGGTGGTGCTGACCGGCGGGCGGATCGCCGCGGCGGTGTACCGGGCGGTCGGGCAGCTGCCCGCCCGGGACGCGGTCGACTGGTCCCGGGTCGACGTGTGGTGGGGTGACGAGCGGTTCCTGCCCGCCGGTGACCCGGAGCGCAACGAGACGCAGGCGCGGGCGGCGCTGCTGGACACGGTGCCGCTGGACCCGGCGCGGGTGCACCCGATGCCGGCCTCCGACGGCCCGGCCGGTGACGACCCGGAGGCGGCCGCCGCCGGGTACGCGCGGGAGCTGGCCACCGCCGCCCGGCCCGGGAACGCCGTACTGCCCCACTTCGACGTGCTGATGCTCGGCGTCGGCGAGGACGGACACGTGGCGTCGGTGTTCCCGGAGCACCCGGTGCACCACGACAACCGCCCGGTCAGCGCGGTGCGGGGCAGCCCGAAGCCGCCGCCGGTGCGGACCACGCTGACCCTGCCGACGATCAACACGGCCGAGGAGGTGTGGCTGATCGCCGCCGGGGCGGACAAGGCCCGGGCGGTGGGCATGGCGCTGGCCGGGGCCGGGCCGGTGCAGTTGCCGGCCGCCGGGGTGCAGGGCGTCTCCCGTACCCTCTGGCTGCTCGACCGGGCCGCGGCGGCGAACGTACCCCCGCGGCTGCGCAGCCTCCGCTGAGGTGTAAGGAAGGGCCCCTTCTTAACGCCTCCGGTAGCGAAGGGGCCCCTTCTTAACACGTCTCGGCTCAGGCCCGGCCGCGGCGACGGCGCAGCGCGTCGAGGGCCTCGGCGAGCAGCGCCTCACCCTCCTCCGGCGTGCGCCGCTCCTGCACGTACGCCAGGTGGGTCTTGTAGGGCTCGGCGCGCTGGCGGCCCGGCGGGTCGCCCGGGTCGGGGCCGGCCGGCTCGCCGCAGCGGGGGCACTCCCAGGCGGCTGGCGTCTCGGCCTCGGCGGCGATCAGGAACTCGACCCGGTGCCCGTGGCGGCACCAGTAGACGACCGGGCGGCGCGGGGCGGGCTCGACGCGCTGGTCGAAGCGCTCCGGGGCGGACCCGACCCGGGTGCCGCGGATGACGTTGTTGCTGGGCACTGTTGCTCGCTCCCTGTCGTCGGAGGGGACCGCCGCCGGAGGGGGTGGGCGACGGGCGACGCGCGGAGAAACAAAACTGCGCGCGGTCCGTGACGGACCGCGCGCAGATTGTACGCTTCTCAGCGCCGACTCAGGTGCCGGTGGCCATCTGCAGGCGCAGCCAGAGCCCGAGCCCGACGATGCAGGCGAACCAGACGATTCCCACCAGAACGGTGTAGCGGTCGAGGTTCTTCTCGGCCACGGAGGAACCGGCCAGGCTGGAGCTGACGCCGCCGCCGAACATGCTCGACAACCCGCCGCCCTTACCGCGGTGCAGGAGGATCAGCAGGACGAGCAGCACGCTGGTGATGACCAGCAACGTGATCATCGTGTAGGCGAACCAGATCGGCATGGCGGGGGTCAGTCCTCTCGTTACGATCACTGCCCGGACCTGTCGGGCACTACGGCACCGACCGGTGGACGGGCAGCGTCAAGGATAGCGAGCGATCAGCGGGCGGTGTGCTCCGGGAACCGGCAGATCTTCGCGAACTCCTCCGCGTCCAGGCTCGCGCCCCCCACGAGGGCCCCGTCCACGTCCGGCTGGGCCATGATCGCGGCGACGTTCGACGCCTTGACCGACCCGCCGTAGAGGACCCGAACCTGCTCGGCGGTGTTCTCGTCGTAGGTCTCGGCGATGCGCTGACGCACCGCGCCGCAGACCTCCTGGGCGTCCTCCGGCGTGGCCGTCTTGCCGGTGCCGATCGCCCAGACCGGCTCGTACGCCACGACGACCTTGGTGACCTGCTCGGCGGTGAGCCCCTTCAGCGCGCCGTCGAGCTGGTCGCAGCAGTGCCGCACCTGACCCGACTGCTCCCGGACCTCCAGACCCTCACCGATGCAGAGGATCGGGGTGAGCCCGTTCGCCAGCGCCGCCGACACCTTCGCGTTGACGAGCGCGTCGTCCTCGTGGTGGTACTGCCGCCGCTCGGAGTGGCCGACCACCACGTAGCCGCAGCCCAGCTTGGCCAGCATCGGCCCGGCGATGTCACCGGTGTACGCGCCCGACGGGTGCGGCGACAGGTCCTGCGCGCCGTAGCCGATCAGCAGCTTGTCGCCGTCCACGGCGGTCTGCACCGTACGCAGGTCGGTGAAGGGCGGCAGCACCACGCACTCGACGTCGGTGAGCTGCTTCTCGTTCAGGCTCGCGGCCAGCTTCTGCACCAGCAGGTTGGCCTCGAGGTGGTTCAGGTTCATCTTCCAGTTGCCGGCCATCAACGGCCGGCGGGTCGTGCTCGCCATTCAGTTCTCCAGAGCCGCGATGCCGGGGAGGGTCTTGCCCTCCAGGTATTCCAGGGAGGCGCCGCCACCGGTGGAGATGTGCCCGAACGAGGACTCGTCCAGGCCCAGCGCACGCACCGCCGCGGCCGAGTCGCCGCCGCCGACCACGCTGAACGCGTCGGCCTTGGTGATCGCCTCGGCCACGCCCCGGGTGCCGTTGGCGAACGCCGCCATCTCGAACACGCCCATCGGGCCGTTCCAGAAGACGGTCTTCGCCTGCGACAGCACGGCGGCGAAACCGGCCACCGTCTCCGGGCCGATGTCCAGGCCCAGCCGGTGGCTGGGGATGCCGTCGGCGGGCACGGTGTCGTGCGCGGCGTCCGGCGCGAAGGCGTCGGCGGCCACCACGTCGACCGGGAGCATGATCTTGCCGGGCGCGCGCTCCATCAGGTTGCGGCAGGTCTCGACCATGTCCTTCTCCAGCAGCGACGTGCCCACCTCGTGGCCCTGGGCCTTGAGGAAGGTGAAGCACATCCCGCCGCCGATGAGCAGCCGGTCCACCGTCGGCAGCAGCGCCTCGATCACGGCCAGCTTGTCGGAGACCTTCGAGCCGCCGAGCACCACCACGTACGGCCGCTCCGGCTCGCCGGTGAGGCGGCTGAGCACCTCGACCTCGCGCAGCACCAGCCGGCCCGCGACGTGCGGCAGCCGGGCCGGCACGTCGTGCACGCTGGCGTGCTTGCGGTGCACCGCGCCGAACGCGTCGTCCACGTAGGCGTCACCGAGCGCCGCGAGCTGGTCGGCGAACACGCCGCGCTCCGCGTCGTCCTTGCTGGTCTCGCCCTTGTTGAACCGCAGGTTCTCCAGCAGTGCGACCTGCCCGTCGGCCAGACCGGCCACGGTGGACCGCGCCGAGTCGCCGACGGTGTCCTCGGCGAAGGCCACCGGGGCGCCGAGCAGCTCACCGAGCCGCCCGGCGACCGGGCGGAGGCTGAACTGCGGATCCGGGGCGCCCTTCGGGCGGCCCAGGTGCGAGCAGACGACCACCTTCGCGCCGGCCTGCACCAGCGCGCTCAGCGTCGGCAGGACAGCCCGGATCCGGCCGTCGTCAGTGATCTCCCCGGTCTGCTTGTCGAGCGGGACGTTCAGGTCGGCGCGCACGAGCACGCGCCGACCCGACACCCCCTCGGCGAGCAGGTCGTCGAGGTTACGGATCGTCACAGCGACTGACCCACCAGCTTGACCAGGTCCACCAGGCGGTTCGAGTAGCCCCACTCGTTGTCGTACCAGCCGACGACCTTGACCTGGTTGCCGATCACCTTGGTCAGCGGCGCGTCGAAGATGCACGACGCCGGGTCGGTCACGATGTCGGCGGAGACGATCGGGTCCTCGTTGTAGGTGAGGATGCCCCGCAGCGGGCCCTCGGCGGCGGCCTTGATCGCGGCGTTGACCTCGTCCACGGTGGTCTCCCGGCCGACCGTCACGGTCAGGTCGGTGGCGGAGCCGGTCGGGATCGGCACGCGCAGCGCGTAACCGTCCAGCTTGCCCTTCAGCTCCGGCAGCACCAGGCCGATCGCCTTCGCGGCGCCGGTCGAGGTCGGCACGATGTTGAGCGCGGCGGCGCGGGCCCGGCGCAGGTCCTTGTGCGGCGCGTCCTGCAGGTTCTGGTCCTGCGTGTACGCGTGGATGGTGGTCATCAGACCCTGCTGGATGCCGAACGTGTCCTGCAGAACCTTCGCCATCGGCGCGAGGCAGTTCGTGGTGCAGGAGGCGTTCGAGATGATGTTGTGCTTGGCCGGGTCGTACTGGTCCTGGTTGACGCCCATGACCACGGTGAAGTCCTCGTTCTTCGCCGGCGCGGAGATGATGACCTTCTTGGCCCCGCCGTCGAGGTGCGCCTTCGCCTTGGTGCCGTCGGTGAAGAAACCGGTGGACTCGATGACGACATCCGCGCCGACCTCGCCCCACGGCAGGTTCGCCGGGTCCTTCTCGGCGTACGCCTTGATGGTCTTGCCGCCCACGGTGATCTCGTCGGCGGTGGCCTTCACCTCGTGCGGGAGGCGGCCCAGGATGCTGTCGTACTTGACAAGGTGGGCGAGCGTCGCGTTGTCGGTCAGGTCGTTGACCGCCACGACCTCGATGTCAGCGCCGGACGCCAGCACTGCCCGGAAGAAGTTGCGGCCGATCCGGCCGAAGCCGTTGATGCCAACCCGGATGGTCACAGGTCCCATCTCCTCGCGTTCTGGTCCGCCGGCGCCAGACCGGGGCCGGCGGAGGTGTGTGCGCCGACCGTTGGAGCCGGCCGTCGACATGTCATCTCGGCCACCCCGCCGCGGTCCCGGAGACCTGACCGCCCGAGGCGGTGAGCACGGCGAGGGATGCCTGTGCGCGGCCCCCTTGCCGTACGCAGCGACCATATCCGAGCGTGCGACGTCGCGCTGCGGCGGGTGGTGACCCCGCTCGCGGTGCTCGCCGCCCGAGTCCTATCAGACCACGAGCATGTCGGGCGTGACTGCCGCTTCCGTATCCGGGATGCCCAGGTCGCGGGCGCGCTTGTCGGCCAGCGCGAGCAGCCGGCGGATCCGGCCGGCGATGGCGTCCTTGGTCAGTGGCGGCTCGGCGAGCGCGCCCAGCTCCTCCAGGGACGCCTGACGGTGCTCCAGCCGCAGCCGGCCGGCCGAGGTCAGGTGGTTGGGCGCGTCGTCGGCGAGGATCTCCAGCGCGCGGGTCACCCGGGCCGCGGCGGCCACCGCCGCGCGGGCCGAGCGGCGCAGGTTGGCGTCGTCGAAGTTGGCCAGCCGGTTGGCGGTGGCGCGCACCTCCCGGCGTACCCGCCGCTCCTCCCAGGCCAGCACGCTGGAGTGCGCGCCGATGCGGGTGAGCAGCGCGGCGATCGCGTCGCCGTCCTTGACCACCACCCGGTCCACGCCGCGCACCTCGCGGTTCTTCGCGGTGATGCCGATGCGGCGGGCCGCGCCGACGAGCGCCAGCGCCGACTCCGGGCCGGGGCAGGTGATCTCCAGCGCGCTGGAGCGGCCCGGCTCGGTGAGCGAGCCGTGCGCCATGAACGCGCCCCGCCAGGCCGAGACCGCGCAGCAGACGTTCGCGGCCACCACGTGCGGCGGCAGGCCGCGCACCGGGCGGCCCCGCACGTCGAGCAGGCCGGTCTGCCGGGCGAGCGCCTCGCCGTCCTTGACCACCCGCACGATGAAGTGGCTGCCCTTGCGCAGGCCGCCGGAGGCGAGCACGTGGATCTCGCTCGGGTAGCCGTAGACCTCGGCCACCTCCCGCCGCAGCCGGCGGGCCACCGCGCCGGTGTCCAGCTCCGCCTCGACCACGACGCGGCCCGACACGATGTGCAGACCGCCCGCGAAACGCAGCAGGGCGGCCATCTCCGCCCGCCGACAGCAGGGCTTGGGCACGTCGACCCGACTCAGCTCGTCCTTGACCGCAGCCGTCATCGCCATAGTGCGCCCCCTCACGGACCGGTTCCGGCGTGTCGCCGGTGATTACGTACGTGTCTAACGATCGGCGCGCAGGACAGGCACCAGCGCGGCGCCCAGGGCAGCTGGATCATGACGGGGCGTGCCGTCCAGGACGGCGACGGGAGCGAGGACCAGCCGGGCACCAAGCGATTCTGCCGCACGTTCGACCGCCGCGGGATCACCCACCGCCGTCGAGTCCGCCAGCACCCGGTCCACCTTCAGCTCGGGCAGATAGCGCCGCAGCGTGTCCAGATGGTCGGGCAGGGAGAGCCCGGAGGTCTCCTTCTCCGCCACCAGGTTGAGCGTCACCAGCCGCCGCGCCGGGCTGGAGACGATCGCGTCGGCCAGGCCCGGCACCAGCAGATGCGGCAGCACGCTCGTGTACCAGCTGCCCGGCCCGAAGATCAGCCAGTCCGCGGCGCGTACCGCGGTCACCGCCTCGGCGCACGCGGCCGGCGCGGGCGGGTTGAGCCGCAGCGACTCGACGGTGCCCGGGGTGACCGCAACCTGGTGCTGCCCGCGCACGGTGGACACCTCGTCCGGATGGGCCGGGTCGGCGCCGCGGACCCGCGCCTCGATGCCCACCGGCTGACGGGACATCGGCAGCACCCGCCCCACCGCGCCGAGCATCGCGCCCGCGTGGTCGAGCGCGGCCACCGGATCGCCGAGCAGCTCGGTCAGGCCGTGCAGCAGCAGGTTGCCGACCGCGTGACCGGCGAGCGAGTCACCGGCGCGGGCGGCCGGAACCGGCTCGGCGAGCGTCGGCGCCGGCGGCACGGCGGTGGTGAAGCGGTACTGGAACAGCGCCGCGCTGCGCCGGGTGGCCGGATGGTCGCCGGCCAGCGCGACGAGCGCCTGACGCAGGTCACCCGGGGGCAGGCCGCCGCGCTCCGCGCGCAGCCGCCCGCTGGACCCGCCGTCGTCGCCGACGGTGACCACCGCGGTGATGTCCAGGTCCAGTTCGGGTACGCAGTGCCGCAGCGCCCGCAGCGACGCCGAGAGCCCGTGCCCGCCGCCGAAGGCGACCACCCTGGTCGGGGTCACTCCCGCCCCAGGTCCCGGTGCTGGGCG
This genomic window contains:
- a CDS encoding gluconeogenesis factor YvcK family protein; amino-acid sequence: MTPTRVVAFGGGHGLSASLRALRHCVPELDLDITAVVTVGDDGGSSGRLRAERGGLPPGDLRQALVALAGDHPATRRSAALFQYRFTTAVPPAPTLAEPVPAARAGDSLAGHAVGNLLLHGLTELLGDPVAALDHAGAMLGAVGRVLPMSRQPVGIEARVRGADPAHPDEVSTVRGQHQVAVTPGTVESLRLNPPAPAACAEAVTAVRAADWLIFGPGSWYTSVLPHLLVPGLADAIVSSPARRLVTLNLVAEKETSGLSLPDHLDTLRRYLPELKVDRVLADSTAVGDPAAVERAAESLGARLVLAPVAVLDGTPRHDPAALGAALVPVLRADR
- the whiA gene encoding DNA-binding protein WhiA; protein product: MAMTAAVKDELSRVDVPKPCCRRAEMAALLRFAGGLHIVSGRVVVEAELDTGAVARRLRREVAEVYGYPSEIHVLASGGLRKGSHFIVRVVKDGEALARQTGLLDVRGRPVRGLPPHVVAANVCCAVSAWRGAFMAHGSLTEPGRSSALEITCPGPESALALVGAARRIGITAKNREVRGVDRVVVKDGDAIAALLTRIGAHSSVLAWEERRVRREVRATANRLANFDDANLRRSARAAVAAAARVTRALEILADDAPNHLTSAGRLRLEHRQASLEELGALAEPPLTKDAIAGRIRRLLALADKRARDLGIPDTEAAVTPDMLVV